The following proteins are co-located in the Eleginops maclovinus isolate JMC-PN-2008 ecotype Puerto Natales chromosome 1, JC_Emac_rtc_rv5, whole genome shotgun sequence genome:
- the dpm1 gene encoding dolichol-phosphate mannosyltransferase subunit 1, which yields MASRKTSQPKRESGDKYSVLLPTYNERENLPLIVWLLVKYFGESGYNYEIVVIDDGSPDGTQEVAQQLQKIYGEDKILLRPRAKKLGLGTAYIHGIKHATGNFVIIMDADLSHHPKFIPEFIEKQKEGDYDLVSGTRYQGNGGVYGWDLRRKLISRGANFVTQVLLRPGASDLTGSFRLYKKAVLESLVERCVSKGYVFQMEMIVRARQLNYTIGEVPISFVDRVYGESKLGGNEIVSFVKGLITLFATT from the exons ATGGCCAGCCGAAAAACTTCACAGCCAAAGCGGGAGAGTGGGGACAAATACTCAGTACTACTACCTACCTACAACGAAAGGGAAAACCTCCCTTTGATAGTGTGGCTTCTGGTGAAATATTTCGGTGAAAG TGGATATAACTACGAGATAGTTGTCATTGACGACGGAAGCCCTGATGGGACACAGGAGGTGGCACAGCAGTTGCAGAAAATCTATGGAGAAGATAAGATA ctTCTACGACCAAGAGCGAAAAAATTAGGCCTTG GCACTGCTTACATCCACGGCATTAAACATGCTACTGGGAACTTCGTTATCATAATGGACGCAGATCTTTCCCATCAT cCCAAATTCATCCCAGAATTTATTGA AAAGCAGAAGGAAGGTGATTACGACCTGGTGTCTGGTACTCGATACCAAGGCAACGGAGGTGTTTATGGCTGGGACCTGCGCAGGAAACTCATCAG CCGGGGAGCCAACTTTGTGACTCAAGTGTTGTTGAGACCCGGAGCCTCAGACCTCACCGGCAGCTTCAG GTTGTATAAGAAGGCGGTGTTGGAGAGTCTGGTGGAGCGCTGCGTCTCCAAAGGCTACGTCTTCCAGATGGAGATGATTGTCCGTGCCAGGCAGCTCAACTACACAATTGGAGAA GTTCCCATCTCCTTTGTGGATCGAGTCTACGGAGAGTCCAAACTGGGAGGAAACGAGATTGTGTCCTTCGTGAAAGGACTGATCACACTCTTCGCCACGACATGA